A region from the Leopardus geoffroyi isolate Oge1 chromosome C2, O.geoffroyi_Oge1_pat1.0, whole genome shotgun sequence genome encodes:
- the ADAMTS1 gene encoding A disintegrin and metalloproteinase with thrombospondin motifs 1: MGNAKLARRPRGAQPAPALLLLAAASALLLLVPGARGRPAEEDEELVLPDLERAPGHATTHLRLDAFGRQLHLELQPDRGFLAPGFTLQTVGRRPGPDALRPDPAGDLTHCFYSGTVNGDSGSAAALSLCEGVSGAFYLQGEEYFIQPAPAAANVGLAPAAAAAAAAAGEEPPERPQFHLLRRRQRGGDGAKCGVTDDETQLAGGAGPEDEDAGTQWPPRDPAPQRAGQPTGTGSVRKKRFVSSHRYVETMLVADQSMAEFHGSGLKHYLLTLFSVAARLYKHPSIRNSVSLVVVKILVIYEEQKGPEVTSNAALTLRNFCNWQKQHNPPSDRHGEHYDTAILFTRQDLCGAQTCDTLGMADVGTICDPTRSCSVIEDDGLQAAFTTAHELGHVFNMPHDDAKQCASMNGVDQNSHMMASMLSNLNHNQPWSPCSAYMITSFLDNGHGECLMDKPQSPLQLPSDLPGTLYDANRQCQFTFGEESKHCLDAASTCTTLWCTGTSGGLLVCQTKHFPWADGTSCGEGKWCLNGKCVNKTDKMHFHTPIHGSWGPWGPWGECSRTCGGGVQYTMRECDNPVPKNGGKYCEGKRVRYRSCNIEDCPDNNGKTFREEQCEAHNEFSKVSFGSGPAVEWTPKYAGVSPKDRCKLICQAKGIGFFFVLQPKVVDGTPCSPDSTSVCVQGQCVKAGCDRIIDSKKKFDKCGICGGNGSTCKKTSGSVTSAKPGYHDIVTIPAGATNIEVKQRNHRGSRNNGSYLAIKAADGTYILNGDFTLSTLEQDITYKGTVLRYSGSSAALERIRSFSPLKEPITIQVLTVGNALRPKIKYTYFVKKKKEPFNAIPTFSEWVIEEWGECSKSCGLGWQRRVVECRDINGQPASECAKEVKPASTRPCADVPCPHWQLGDWSPCSKTCGKGYKKRTLQCLSHDGGVLSHESCDPFKKPKHYIDFCTMAECS, from the exons ATGGGGAACGCGAAGCTGGCGCGGCGGCCTCGGGGCGCCCAGCCTGCGCCCGCGCTGCTACTGCTCGCGGCGGCCTCGGCGCTGCTGCTGCTCGTGCCGGGTGCGCGCGGGCGCCCCGCCGAGGAAGACGAGGAGCTGGTGCTGCCGGACTTGGAGCGCGCGCCGGGACACGCGACCACGCACCTCCGCCTGGACGCCTTCGGCCGGCAGCTGCACCTAGAGCTGCAGCCCGACCGCGGCTTCCTGGCGCCCGGTTTCACGCTGCAGACCGTGGGGCGCAGGCCCGGGCCCGACGCGCTGCGTCCGGACCCCGCCGGCGACCTGACGCACTGCTTCTACTCCGGCACCGTGAACGGCGACTCCGGCTCGGCCGCCGCTCTCAGCCTCTGCGAGGGCGTGAGCGGCGCGTTCTACCTGCAGGGCGAGGAGTACTTCATCCagcccgcgcccgccgccgccaaCGTGGGCCtggcccccgccgccgccgccgccgcagccgccgccgggGAGGAGCCGCCGGAGCGGCCCCAGTTCCATCTCCTGCGGCGGAGGCAGCGGGGCGGCGACGGCGCCAAGTGCGGGGTCACGGACGACGAGACTCAGCTCGCCGGGGGCGCGGGGCCAGAGGACGAGGACGCCGGGACGCAGTGGCCGCCGCGGGACCCCGCGCCGCAGCGGGCGGGACAGCCGACAG GCACTGGGAGCGTGAGAAAGAAGCGATTTGTGTCCAGCCACCGCTACGTGGAAACGATGCTGGTGGCCGACCAGTCCATGGCAGAGTTCCACGGCAGTGGTCTGAAGCACTACCTTCTCACCTTGTTCTCGGTAGCAGCCAGGCTCTACAAACACCCCAGCATCCGGAACTCCGTGAGCCTGGTGGTAGTGAAGATCCTGGTCATCTACGAGGAACAGAAGGGGCCCGAGGTGACTTCCAATGCTGCCCTCACTCTGCGGAACTTCTGTAACTGGCAGAAGCAGCACAACCCGCCCAGTGACCGGCACGGGGAGCACTATGACACCGCTATTCTTTTCACCAGACAG GACTTGTGTGGGGCGCAGACATGTGACACCCTTGGGATGGCTGATGTCGGAACTATATGTGATCCCACCAGAAGCTGTTCGGTCATAGAAGACGATGGCTTGCAAGCTGCCTTCACCACGGCTCATGAACTAG GCCACGTGTTTAACATGCCACACGATGATGCAAAGCAATGTGCCAGCATGAATGGTGTCGACCAGAATTCCCACATGATGGCGTCAATGCTTTCCAATTTGAACCACAACCAGCCTTGGTCTCCCTGCAGTGCCTACATGATTACATCATTCCTAGATAATGGTCATG GGGAATGTTTGATGGACAAGCCCCAGAGCCCCCTCCAGCTTCCTTCCGATCTCCCGGGGACCTTGTACGATGCCAACCGGCAGTGCCAGTTTACATTTGGGGAAGAGTCCAAGCACTGCCTGGATGCAGCCAGCACTTGTACAACCCTGTGGTGCACAGGCACCTCTGGCGGGTTGCTGGTGTGCCAAACGAAACACTTCCCTTGGGCGGACGGCACCAGCTGTGGAGAAGGGAAATGGTGTCTGAACGGCAAGTGTGTGAACAAGACGGACAAGATGCATTTCCAT ACTCCTATTCATGGAAGCTGGGGGCCGTGGGGACCCTGGGGAGAATGTTCGAGAACCTGTGGCGGAGGAGTTCAGTACACCATGAGGGAATGTGACAACCCGGTCCCCAAAAACGGAGGGAAGTACTGTGAAGGCAAGCGCGTGCGCTACAGGTCCTGTAACATCGAAGACTGTCCGGATAACAACG GAAAAACATTTAGAGAGGAACAGTGTGAGGCACACAACGAGTTTTCTAAGGTTTCTTTCGGGAGCGGGCCCGCGGTGGAGTGGACACCCAAGTATGCCGGAGTCTCGCCGAAGGACAGATGCAAGCTCATCTGTCAAGCCAAAGGCATTGGCTTCTTCTTCGTTCTGCAGCCCAAG GTGGTTGATGGTACCCCATGTAGCCCCGATTCCACCTCTGTCTGCGTGCAAGGACAGTGTGTCAAAGCTGGCTGCGATCGTATCATAGACTCCAAAAAGAAGTTTGACAAATGTGGTATTTGTGGAGGAAACGGATCTACGTGCAAGAAGACCTCAGGATCAGTTACTAGTGCAAA ACCTGGATATCATGACATCGTCACGATTCCTGCCGGAGCCACAAACATTGAGGTGAAACAACGGAATCACCGGGGGTCCAGGAATAATGGCAGCTATCTTGCCATCAAAGCCGCTGATGGCACATATATCCTGAACGGCGACTTCACTCTGTCCACTTTAGAGCAAGACATTACCTACAAAGGTACCGTCTTGAGGTACAGTGGTTCCTCCGCTGCGTTGGAAAGAATCCGCAGCTTTAGCCCGCTCAAAGAGCCAATAACCATCCAGGTCCTCACCGTGGGCAACGCCCTTCGCCCGAAAATTAAATACACCTATTttgtgaagaagaagaaggaaccTTTCAACGCCATCCCTACCTTCTCAGAATGGGTCATTGAAGAGTGGGGCGAATGTTCCAAGTCATGCGGACTGGGTTGGCAGAGGAGAGTGGTGGAGTGCCGAGACATCAATGGGCAGCCCGCCTCGGAGTGTGCGAAGGAGGTGAAGCCAGCCAGCACCCGACCCTGCGCGGATGTGCCTTGCCCCCACTGGCAGCTGGGGGATTGGTCACCATGCTCCAAGACTTGCGGGAAAGGTTACAAAAAGAGAACCTTGCAATGTCTGTCCCACGACGGGGGGGTGTTGTCTCACGAGAGCTGCGATCCTTTCAAGAAACCGAAGCATTACATAGATTTCTGTACGATGGCAGAATGCAGTTAA